ACCAGCCTGCTCTGCACGGTGCTGCTGGAGTTCCTGCACAATCTGGTGCCGGTGATCCTGGTGAGCATCCTGGACGATCTGGGCGCGCTGCTCTTCGCGATCATCGGGATCGTCTGGGCGCTGGTGCTGCTGATCGGCGCGATCCCGGCGATCGTGAAGGCGCTGCGGGCCACCGCCGCCCTGCGCGCCGAGCCCGATCCCGACCGCTAGGTGCCGGTTTCACGGGGGCGGCCGATTCTGATGACGCAGACCTGGGTGCGCGGGGCGGATAGGGTGGTGCCGTGATCGGGCTCGGCATGATCTGGTACCTCGTCGGCGTACTCGCCGACGTGGGTGCTTCCAGCATGCTGTCCGGCACGGCCGCGGCGACCGGTGTGCTGCTCGCCGCCGTGCTCGCCGCCGCGAACCTGGTCCATCGGGTGGTCACCGTCCCCGACCTGCGGATCACCCGACGGTTGCTCCGGGAACGGGCCGGGCGCACGGGCGTGCCCCGGCACCGCGATCCGGACGCCGCCGGCCGGGCCCGCCCCCGGGCATCGACCGCGACCCTCGCGGTCGCCTGAGCGCTCACCGTCGCTCGCTCCACCTGCCGCTCCTCGGCGACCGCTGCTGACTCGTTCCGCCCGTCACCAGTCGTCGTCGTGTTCCGAGGGGTACCCGCATGTCCGATTCATCCGTTTCCCGTTCACCGTACGCTGCCGGAGCCCTCCGGTGAGCGCCCTGTTCAGCCCGATGATGGCCGTCGTCTACGGTGCCATCTCGGGCATCCTGCTCTTCTGGCACGGCGCCTGGCAGATGCTCTTCGGCGACGCCGCCGCGCTCGGCACCGACTGGGCCTGGGTGCTGGGCATCGTCTTCCTGGTGCTGACCGTCCGGGGTGTGCTGTTCCCGGTCTACGTCCGGCAGATCAAGTCGCAGCGCGCGATGCAGGCGCTCCAGCCACGCGTCAAGGAGATCCAGGAGAGGCACAAGGACGACCGCGAGACCATGCAGAAGGAGCTGCTGGAGCTCTATCGCACGGAGAAGGCCAACCCGCTGACGGCCTTCCTCCCGATGCTGGTGCAGATCCCGGTCTTCCTGGGCCTGTTCCACGTGCTGCGTCATCTCAAGCCGACCATGCCGGAGCACATGAAGACGCTGTACGGCTGGACGGTCACCCAGTTCGACAGCGCCTCGTCGGCGACGTTGTTCGGCGCGCCGATCGCGGCCAGCCTCCGGTCCGGTGCGCAGGAGCTGTCGCTGCTCGGCGCGGACGGCACGACCGTCCGGATCGTCGCCGCGATCCTGATCGTCACGATGATCGCCACGACCTATCTGAGCAGCCGGCAGATGATCCTGCGGACCGGCTGGGCCGAGGACCCGCAGCAGCGGACGGTGCAGCGGCTGATGCTCTACGGCATCCCGTTCTCGCTGCTCGTCTCGGGTCTGATCTTCCCGATCGGCGTGATCATCTACTGGGTGACCACGAACCTGTTCTCCCTCGCCCAGCAGACCTGGGTCCTCCGGAAGTACCCGCCGCCGACCAGCGGCACGCCGAAGGCGGGAGCCACGGCCACCCCGGCCCGCGCCACACCCCCGGCCCGGTCGCTCGCACCCCGGCCGGGCGCGAAGCCGACCACCGCCGCCCGCCGGGGCGCGACACGCGGCCGATAGACGCCGAGATCCCGGTACGCCCCCTTGCCGGGCGGCGTACCGGGATCACCGGTGACAGACGTCAGCGCACGTCGGTGGTGGTCCAGCGCGGCGACGCGTTGGTCACCACGGCGGTGTCACCGACGAGCGTGGTACGCCCCTCGGCGTCCCGCCGCACACTGCTGCCCACCCAGAGGTCGACGTCGCCGGGCTCCACCACGCGGGTGAGGCTGCGGTCGGAGAAGGCCAGGCGGGTGGTGGGCACCGTCAACTCGACCGTGACCGACTGGCCCGGCTCCAGGTGCACCCGGCGGTAGCCGAGCAACTGGGCCACCGGCCGCGTCACCGAGCCGACCAGGTCACGACCGTAGAGCTGGACCACCTCGTCGCCGGCCACCGCACCGGTGTTGGTGAGCCGGACGGTCACCGGCAGCGCCCCGTCGGTCGGCACGGTGGCGGGGACGGTCAGGTCGGCGTACTCGAAGGTGGTGTAGGACAGGCCGTGACCGAACGAGGCCACCGGGGTCGCCGGCAGGTTGGTCACCTCGCTGCCCTCGCCGAGGGTGGGGTGCAGGTACGAGAACGGCTGCGCCCCGGCCGATCCGGGCAAGCTGACCGGCAGCCGCCCCGACGGGTTGACCCGGCCGGAGAGCACCCCGACGATCGCGCCCGCCCCCTCCTCACCGGGGAAGAACGCCTGCACCACGGCCGCGCAGCGGTCCATCGCCCAGCCGAGCACGTACGGCCGACCGGTGAGCAGCACCAGCACCACCGGCGTACCGGTCGCCAGCACCGCCTCGGCCAGCTCCCGCTGGACACCCGGCAGCTCCAGGTCCTCCCGGTCGCACCCCTCGCCGACGGTGCCGCGCCCGAACAGTCCCGCGTGGTCGCCGACCACCAGGACCGCCACGTCCGCCGCGGCGGCGGTGGCCACCGCCTCGTCGAAGCCGGACCGGTCCTCGGAGTCCACGTCGCAGCCCCGCGCCCAGCTCACCAGGTCGGTGCCGAACTCGGCCCGGGCCGCCGCGAGGACAGTCGGCACCTCGATGCCGGTCTCCACGTCGGGGTGCTGGACCAGCACGTGGTTGAGGAAGGAATAGCAGCCGAACAGCGCACCCTCCCGGTCCGCGTTCGGCCCGACCACCGCCACCCGCCGCCCGGCCGGCAGCGGGAGTACGCCCTGGTTGGCGACGAGGACGACGGACTTCTCGGCGAGCCGGCGGGCGATGGACCGGTGCTCCGGCGAGTCGAGGTCGACCGGCTGCGGCTCGTCGTCGAAGGTGGCGTCGAGCAGCCCGAGCGCCTCCTTCTGGCGCAGGACCCGCAGCACCGCCCGGTCCACGACCGCCTCGTCGAGCCGGCCCGACCGCACCGACTCGGCCACCGTCAGGTAGGCGTCGCCGGTCGGCAGTTCGATGTCGACGCCGGCGGTCAGCGCCTGCACCGCCGCGTCGGCGTTGTCGGCCGCGACGTGGTGCAGCAGGTTCAGGAAGGCCACGCCGAAGTAGTCGGCGACCACCGTCCCGTCGAAGCCCCACCGGTCCCGCAGGATCCCGGTCAGCATGGTCGGGTCGGCCGCCACCGGTACGCCGTCGATCTCCGCGTACGAGTGCATGACCGACCGCGCGTCGCCGTCCAGGATCGCCATCTCGAACGGCGGCAGCAGCACGTCGGCGAGTTCCCGGGGACCGGCGTGCACCGGGGCGAAGTTGCGCCCGGCGCGGGAGGCCGAGTAGCCGGCGAAGTGCTTGAGCGTGGCCAGCACCCCCTGTGCCTGGAGTCCCCGCACGTACGACGTGCCGAGCGTGCCGACGAGGTAGGGGTCCTCGGCGATGCACTCGTCGACCCGCCCCCAGCGGGGGTCACGGATCACGTCGAGCACCGGGGAGAGCCCCTGGTGGATGCCGAGCGCCCGCATGGACGCCCCGATCGCCTCGGCCATCTCGGTGACGAGTTCCGGATCGCAGGCGGCGCCCCACGCCAGCGGGGTGGGGTAGGTCGCCGCCTTCCACGCGGAGAGCCCGGTGAGGCACTCCTCGTGGACGATCGCCGGGATGCCGAGCCGGGTGCCGGTCACCAGGTCGGACTGGAACTTCCACAACCAGGACGCGCGGGCCTCGGCGTCGACCGGCCGGGTGCCGTACGCCCGGGTGAGGTGCCCGAGCCCGTGCCGGGAGAAGGTCTCCAGCTTGCCGACGTCGGCGAACTCGCCCTGCAAGGGCGCGACCGTCTCGCCGTCCTCCTTCTCCCAGAAGCCGACGAGCTGGGCGACCTTCTCCTCGATGGTCATCCGCCCGAGCAGCTCACGGACCCGTGCCTCGCCGTCCGGCCGGTCGGACCGGTCGTGCCGGTCGTGGCCCGGACCCGGTTGTGCCGGGACCGGTGCGCCGACCACGCCGTGGACCTCAGTCATGCTGTGCTTTCCCCTTTGTGTTGTGCTGGCGTCGCGTCGGCTCTCGTCCGGCCGCGCCGCTCAGCCCTTGACCGCGCCCTGCAGGCCACCGACGATCTGCTTTTCGGCGAACGTGAAGAAAAGTAGTGCCGGCAGCATTGCCAGCGAGGTGAAGGCGAGGATTCCGGCCGTGTCCGAGGTGTACTGACTGGAGAAGTTCTGCACGCCCAACGGCAGGGTGTGCAGGCTGGCGTCACCGAGGACGAGCAGCGGCAGGAGGAAGGCGTTCCAGCTCGCCACGAACGCGAGGATCCCGACGGTGACGAGGGCGGGCCGCGACAGCGGGAGCATGATGCGCCAGAGGAACCCGAGCCGGCCGGTGCCGTCGATCGCGGCGGCGTCCTCCAGTTCGCGCGGGATCGCGGAGAGGAACGGCCGCAGGATCACGATCGTCAACGGTAGCGCGAAGGCGATCTGCGGCAGCATCACCGCGAAGTAGGAGTTGATCAGGTTCATGTCCCGCAGCATGAGGTAGAGCGGCAGGATCGCCGCGCCGGCCGGGAAGAGCAGGCCGAGCGTGAAGAAGGTGTAGAGCACCTCACGGCCACGGAAGGTGTAGCGGGCCAGCACGAACGCGGCGCAGACCCCGAGCAGGACGACGCCGAGCGTGGTGCCCAGCGCGATCACGGCGCTGTTGAACGCCTGCGTCCAGAAGCCGCTCTGGGTCAGCACCCGGGCGTAGTTGTCGAAGACCCACGGGTCGGGCAGACCGGCCGGGTTCGCGACGATCTGCGGGGTGGTGCGGAAGCCTCCGATGATGACGTACAGCACCGGGACGATCGACACCGCCGCGACCGCGAGGGCCAGCCCGTAGGTGAGGGGATTGCCCCACGACACCGGGCGACGCCGGCGGGACGGGGACAGGGTGGCGTTGGCGGTCACGTCAGTTCGCCCTTCCGGTCGTGGCACCCTGGATGTCACGGCGCAGCAGGAACCGCTGGAACAGCAGTGCCGCGACGAACGAGATGACGAAGAGGATCACCGCCACCGCGTTGCCGTACCCCCACAGCCGGGCGAAGAACCCGTTGTCCACCATGTAGGTGGCCATGGTGGCGGAGGCCCCGAGCGAGCGGACGGCGGGCACCGAGGTCACCCAGATCACGTCGAAGACCTGCAACGAGCCGATCATCGACAGGAACATCCAGATCCGGATGGTGGGGCCGAGCAGCGGCAGGGTGACGTGCCGTTGGATCTGCCACCAGCTCGCGCCGTCGATGGCGGCGGCCTCGTTCAGCTCCTGCGGCACGTTGGACAGGCCGGCGAGCAGCAGGATGATGGCGAAGCCGACGTACTTCCAGGTGAGCACGAACAGCAGCGTCCAGATGACGATGTCCAGGTCGGCCAGCCAGGCCTGCACCAGGCCGCCCAGCCCGATCGACTGGAGCAGCGCGTCCAGGCTGCCGTTCGGGGTCAGGATCAGCTTCCACATGATGCCGACCGTGACCTCGGCCAGCACGTACGGCACGAAGGCCAGCAGGCGGAACAGGGTGCGGCCCCGGAAGTGCCGGTTGAGCAGCAGGGCCACGCCGAGGGCGACCGGGCCCTGCAACAGCAGCGAGCCGAAGACGATGATGGCGTTGTTGCGCAACGCGTCGAGGAAGATCGGGTCCTGGAACGCCATGACGTAGTTGTCGAACCCGATGTACTCGGTGGGCGGTCCGACTCCACGCCAGCGGAAGAGGCTGTAGTAGAGCGCGAAGCCCATCGGTACGAGGACGAACGTCACGTAGACGACGATCGCCGGGGTGGTGAGACCGATGATCTCGTACCACTTGCGTCGGGTCTCGGCGGCCCGGTCCTTCGAGGGGCGCCGGACGGGCCGGAGCCCCGCCGGCGGCGCGGAGGCACCGCCGGCAGGGTCCAGTGTGGTGGGGTTGGTGGCGGTCACTTGCGCGCGGCCGCCTTCATCGCCTCGACGACCTGCTCGGGAGTCCCGTTGCCGGCGAAGATGGCGACGATCGCGTCGTTCATCGCGTTACCGACGGTGCTGCCGAACGCGGTGTCCAGCCAGAGCTGCACGTAGGTCGCACCGGTGGTCGCCTCCAGGATGGAGCGCAGGGCCGGGTCCTGGACGCCGTCCTCGGCACCCTTGGCGACGGGCAGGCCGGTGCCGGTCTGCGCGTAGCCCTTCTGCACCTCGGGGCTGACGATGTACTTGAGGAACTCGACGCACTCGCCCGGGGCGTTCTTGGCGCAGGCGAAACCGTCGCCACCGCCGAGCGCCGCCTTCGGGTCACCGGCGGAGCCGGAGATCGCCGGCACCGGGAACCAACCGATGAACTTGTCGAGCGCCTCCTTGTCGTTGGTCACCGTCTCCAGCGAGCCCTTGTTCCAGTCGCCCATCAGCTCCATGGCGGCCTTGCCGTTGGCGAGCAGACCGTTGGCGCTGGTCGGGTCGTTCTGACCCGGGGTGGCGATGAAGTTGTCCTGGAACGGCTTGGTGTCGATGAAGGCCTTGAGGTCCTGGCCGGCCTTCACGAAGCACGGGTCGTCGAAGACCGTCTCGGCGCTGGCCTTCTTCAGCGTGTCCACCGAGCAGGCGCGCAGGGCGAAGTTGTACCACCAGTGCGCGGCGGGCCACTTGTCACCGGCGCCCAGCGCGATCGGGATCACGTTGATCGCCTTGAGCTTGGTGACCGCGTCGTTGAGCTCCTCGAACGTGGTCGGCGGGGCGGCGATGCCGGCCCGCTCGAACATGTCCTTGTTGTACCAGACGCCCTCGATGCCCATCCGGTACGGCAGACCGTACTGCTTGCCGTCCACCTGCCAGATCTCGGCGGCGCTACCGATGTTGTCGACCTCGGAC
Above is a window of Verrucosispora sp. NA02020 DNA encoding:
- the yidC gene encoding membrane protein insertase YidC; this translates as MAVVYGAISGILLFWHGAWQMLFGDAAALGTDWAWVLGIVFLVLTVRGVLFPVYVRQIKSQRAMQALQPRVKEIQERHKDDRETMQKELLELYRTEKANPLTAFLPMLVQIPVFLGLFHVLRHLKPTMPEHMKTLYGWTVTQFDSASSATLFGAPIAASLRSGAQELSLLGADGTTVRIVAAILIVTMIATTYLSSRQMILRTGWAEDPQQRTVQRLMLYGIPFSLLVSGLIFPIGVIIYWVTTNLFSLAQQTWVLRKYPPPTSGTPKAGATATPARATPPARSLAPRPGAKPTTAARRGATRGR
- a CDS encoding carbohydrate ABC transporter permease → MTATNPTTLDPAGGASAPPAGLRPVRRPSKDRAAETRRKWYEIIGLTTPAIVVYVTFVLVPMGFALYYSLFRWRGVGPPTEYIGFDNYVMAFQDPIFLDALRNNAIIVFGSLLLQGPVALGVALLLNRHFRGRTLFRLLAFVPYVLAEVTVGIMWKLILTPNGSLDALLQSIGLGGLVQAWLADLDIVIWTLLFVLTWKYVGFAIILLLAGLSNVPQELNEAAAIDGASWWQIQRHVTLPLLGPTIRIWMFLSMIGSLQVFDVIWVTSVPAVRSLGASATMATYMVDNGFFARLWGYGNAVAVILFVISFVAALLFQRFLLRRDIQGATTGRAN
- a CDS encoding DUF6412 domain-containing protein — its product is MIGLGMIWYLVGVLADVGASSMLSGTAAATGVLLAAVLAAANLVHRVVTVPDLRITRRLLRERAGRTGVPRHRDPDAAGRARPRASTATLAVA
- a CDS encoding carbohydrate ABC transporter permease is translated as MTANATLSPSRRRRPVSWGNPLTYGLALAVAAVSIVPVLYVIIGGFRTTPQIVANPAGLPDPWVFDNYARVLTQSGFWTQAFNSAVIALGTTLGVVLLGVCAAFVLARYTFRGREVLYTFFTLGLLFPAGAAILPLYLMLRDMNLINSYFAVMLPQIAFALPLTIVILRPFLSAIPRELEDAAAIDGTGRLGFLWRIMLPLSRPALVTVGILAFVASWNAFLLPLLVLGDASLHTLPLGVQNFSSQYTSDTAGILAFTSLAMLPALLFFTFAEKQIVGGLQGAVKG
- a CDS encoding extracellular solute-binding protein, which gives rise to MALKRRVTTAIALSITTALLAAGCGGGGESEAPESELFKNPVTLTWWHNASQDGPGKTYWEKVAADFTALHPTVTIEIEGIETNQLQRTRLPAALLSNDPPDIFQAWGGGEIREQVEADYLKDITEQAKSEVDNIGSAAEIWQVDGKQYGLPYRMGIEGVWYNKDMFERAGIAAPPTTFEELNDAVTKLKAINVIPIALGAGDKWPAAHWWYNFALRACSVDTLKKASAETVFDDPCFVKAGQDLKAFIDTKPFQDNFIATPGQNDPTSANGLLANGKAAMELMGDWNKGSLETVTNDKEALDKFIGWFPVPAISGSAGDPKAALGGGDGFACAKNAPGECVEFLKYIVSPEVQKGYAQTGTGLPVAKGAEDGVQDPALRSILEATTGATYVQLWLDTAFGSTVGNAMNDAIVAIFAGNGTPEQVVEAMKAAARK
- a CDS encoding beta-glucosidase; translated protein: MTEVHGVVGAPVPAQPGPGHDRHDRSDRPDGEARVRELLGRMTIEEKVAQLVGFWEKEDGETVAPLQGEFADVGKLETFSRHGLGHLTRAYGTRPVDAEARASWLWKFQSDLVTGTRLGIPAIVHEECLTGLSAWKAATYPTPLAWGAACDPELVTEMAEAIGASMRALGIHQGLSPVLDVIRDPRWGRVDECIAEDPYLVGTLGTSYVRGLQAQGVLATLKHFAGYSASRAGRNFAPVHAGPRELADVLLPPFEMAILDGDARSVMHSYAEIDGVPVAADPTMLTGILRDRWGFDGTVVADYFGVAFLNLLHHVAADNADAAVQALTAGVDIELPTGDAYLTVAESVRSGRLDEAVVDRAVLRVLRQKEALGLLDATFDDEPQPVDLDSPEHRSIARRLAEKSVVLVANQGVLPLPAGRRVAVVGPNADREGALFGCYSFLNHVLVQHPDVETGIEVPTVLAAARAEFGTDLVSWARGCDVDSEDRSGFDEAVATAAAADVAVLVVGDHAGLFGRGTVGEGCDREDLELPGVQRELAEAVLATGTPVVLVLLTGRPYVLGWAMDRCAAVVQAFFPGEEGAGAIVGVLSGRVNPSGRLPVSLPGSAGAQPFSYLHPTLGEGSEVTNLPATPVASFGHGLSYTTFEYADLTVPATVPTDGALPVTVRLTNTGAVAGDEVVQLYGRDLVGSVTRPVAQLLGYRRVHLEPGQSVTVELTVPTTRLAFSDRSLTRVVEPGDVDLWVGSSVRRDAEGRTTLVGDTAVVTNASPRWTTTDVR